In one uncultured Methanoregula sp. genomic region, the following are encoded:
- a CDS encoding bifunctional precorrin-2 dehydrogenase/sirohydrochlorin ferrochelatase, with amino-acid sequence MIPLFVDCSGRRILIFGGGDVAARKYAYFSGKADVTVVSRSFSSPVSPMLACRNELDTRSVSDEVLSAMLDGAFLVIAALSDPEENNRIGRICAEKKILFNNADGETGDVILPSVTRGKNYTLAISTGGSSPAISRFIREHIEQDYPALDAMIGLQQHLRDMLKETEPDQKKRSAILHAVLDDPAVWEMLKEDPERAVKDVIARYIHG; translated from the coding sequence ATGATCCCTCTCTTCGTGGATTGTTCAGGCCGGCGTATCCTTATCTTCGGAGGGGGGGATGTGGCAGCACGGAAATATGCGTATTTTTCCGGCAAAGCCGACGTGACGGTTGTGAGCCGCTCCTTCTCATCCCCGGTCTCTCCCATGCTCGCATGCCGTAATGAGCTCGATACCCGGAGCGTTTCTGACGAGGTCCTGTCAGCCATGCTTGACGGTGCATTCCTCGTCATTGCCGCGCTCTCGGACCCGGAAGAGAACAACCGCATCGGCAGGATCTGCGCCGAAAAGAAGATCCTTTTCAACAATGCCGATGGGGAGACCGGAGACGTTATCCTGCCCTCCGTAACCCGGGGAAAGAACTACACCCTCGCTATCAGCACCGGGGGATCCAGCCCGGCCATATCCCGCTTTATCCGGGAACATATCGAACAGGATTACCCGGCACTGGATGCAATGATCGGACTGCAGCAGCACCTCCGGGACATGCTCAAAGAGACCGAACCTGACCAGAAGAAAAGATCCGCGATCCTCCATGCCGTCCTTGACGATCCCGCAGTCTGGGAAATGCTCAAGGAAGACCCGGAGAGAGCCGTAAAAGATGTTATCGCGAGGTATATCCATGGATGA
- a CDS encoding serine hydrolase, which produces MNWKIAGLVLAVLICTAGCITSPAPVQSGTPASAYDTPSPLAGPDAAVSKKLDEYMTALAGSGRFSGAVHVARGDTVLLSKGYGMANYEFPVPNTPQTVFPIGSNTKQLTAAAIMKLQEQGRLNVTDPVTWYIPNATRWKNIRIYQLLNHTSGIQSDGAFPLTGPANLALPDIMDRASALPLAFEPGTGYTYSNNGYIALSYIIEKASGMSYDDYLKKNIFLPLGMNSSGQDNARDVFPGRASGYTTMDGRQIHYDLQNIHNSWGAGSVHSTTEDLFRWERAFHTPGTILSPQSTAAMVDNHYGIESGVVKNRTFSGHGGRNFGFISYTLYYPEKDVSIMFLSNHDRTPMVTLTNDLSAIIFGEPYSLPQKIDRREVPLTAAAITGYTGTYAPAWEKSWTITVYPEGNHLMYHSVMPEETVRLFYEGNDTFFVTPESKDAFIFTRDTSGKVDGLKMYTLEGSYDRSEKVS; this is translated from the coding sequence ATGAACTGGAAAATTGCAGGTCTTGTTCTGGCAGTTCTTATTTGTACTGCCGGTTGCATTACATCGCCCGCGCCGGTACAAAGCGGTACGCCGGCCAGCGCTTACGACACACCGTCGCCCCTTGCCGGCCCCGATGCAGCGGTATCCAAAAAACTTGACGAATACATGACAGCGCTTGCCGGATCCGGCAGGTTCAGCGGGGCGGTGCATGTGGCACGGGGCGATACCGTGCTTCTCTCGAAAGGATACGGCATGGCAAACTACGAGTTCCCGGTCCCGAATACCCCGCAGACGGTCTTCCCCATCGGCTCGAACACCAAGCAGCTCACCGCGGCCGCCATAATGAAACTGCAGGAGCAGGGACGACTGAATGTCACCGACCCGGTCACGTGGTATATCCCCAATGCCACAAGATGGAAGAACATCCGGATTTACCAGCTTCTGAACCATACCTCGGGGATCCAGTCCGATGGGGCGTTCCCCCTGACCGGCCCGGCAAATCTCGCCCTCCCGGATATCATGGACCGGGCATCAGCCCTGCCCCTTGCATTTGAACCGGGAACGGGCTACACGTATTCCAATAACGGTTATATCGCGCTGAGTTATATCATCGAGAAGGCGTCGGGCATGTCCTACGACGATTACCTGAAAAAGAACATCTTCCTGCCCCTCGGCATGAACAGTTCCGGGCAGGACAATGCCCGGGATGTCTTTCCCGGCCGTGCATCCGGGTATACGACAATGGATGGAAGACAGATCCATTACGACCTCCAGAACATTCACAACTCCTGGGGTGCCGGATCTGTCCATTCCACGACCGAAGACCTGTTCCGGTGGGAGCGTGCCTTCCATACGCCGGGAACTATCCTATCCCCGCAGTCAACTGCCGCGATGGTGGATAACCATTACGGGATCGAGAGCGGTGTTGTAAAGAACCGCACCTTCAGCGGTCATGGCGGGCGCAACTTCGGGTTCATCTCGTACACGCTCTATTATCCGGAGAAGGACGTGAGCATCATGTTCCTCTCAAACCATGACAGGACCCCTATGGTCACTCTGACAAACGATCTCTCGGCAATTATCTTTGGCGAGCCGTACTCCCTGCCGCAGAAGATCGACCGCAGGGAAGTCCCGCTGACGGCAGCTGCGATCACCGGATATACCGGGACCTATGCACCGGCCTGGGAGAAATCCTGGACCATCACCGTATATCCCGAGGGAAACCACCTGATGTACCATTCGGTTATGCCCGAAGAGACCGTCAGGCTCTTTTACGAGGGCAATGACACGTTCTTTGTAACGCCGGAATCCAAAGATGCATTCATATTCACCCGTGACACCAGCGGAAAGGTCGACGGCCTGAAGATGTATACGCTGGAAGGCTCGTACGACAGATCGGAGAAGGTATCGTGA
- the hisH gene encoding imidazole glycerol phosphate synthase subunit HisH codes for MTQIAIIDYGLGNLRSVIRGLEKAGARATITGNAEEIATADGLVLPGVGAFHEGMEQLGDLKTTITESVRDVPLLGICLGMQMLLETSEEHGLHSGLGLIPGNVKKFSRTPGKKIPHMGWNSLVLNNPDNPLFAGFRNDEYMYFVHSFYADTAPEYTLTTTDYICPFASSVANGNTYGVQFHPEKSGARGLLLLENFIGMI; via the coding sequence ATGACGCAGATAGCCATTATTGATTACGGCCTCGGGAACCTCAGGAGCGTGATTCGCGGCCTTGAAAAAGCCGGGGCACGTGCCACGATCACCGGCAATGCGGAAGAGATTGCTACAGCCGACGGCCTGGTATTGCCGGGAGTCGGGGCATTCCACGAGGGAATGGAACAGCTCGGGGACCTGAAAACAACCATCACGGAATCGGTTCGCGATGTGCCGCTTCTCGGTATCTGCCTCGGGATGCAGATGCTGCTTGAGACGAGCGAGGAGCACGGGCTCCATTCGGGTCTTGGCCTGATCCCCGGAAACGTAAAGAAATTTTCAAGAACACCCGGGAAAAAAATCCCGCACATGGGCTGGAATTCGCTGGTTCTCAATAATCCGGATAACCCGCTGTTTGCGGGATTCAGGAATGACGAATACATGTACTTTGTCCATTCTTTTTATGCCGACACGGCACCGGAGTATACCCTGACAACAACGGATTACATCTGCCCATTCGCATCGTCCGTTGCAAACGGAAATACCTACGGGGTCCAGTTCCACCCGGAGAAGAGCGGGGCCCGCGGGCTTCTGCTCCTTGAAAATTTCATCGGCATGATCTGA
- a CDS encoding serine hydrolase, translating into MKNPALRYAFLFFVAFLVAGMVFCAGCESTKQKTGKLDGFDDFVTQKMAEYEVPGAVVGIVENDTVVYLKGFGVREIGKPGKVDPDTRFQIASVSKYVTAGSVGSLVDEGKLDWDTPVVTYLPGFALKDTYAGEHATLRDLLAHRTGFRHFDGDLLGRLGYSDSEMLQRMRYLTPGTSFREKYVYSNAGFFIAGEAAARADNRSWEDLTDARIIRPLNMTRSGARPETLYLDENHVSGHGGVPGDLHTIPLEESGYPAAGQVVSTGRDMTQWLRMMLAGGSVDGRQVLTPKTVKEIHAASLVAGHGGPLNDPNAAVGLGCDSYNFLGERIIEKNGALDGVRSIVILIPGKNAGLVVIANKQLTILPEAIRDEFLERYIGKSGVDLQAREKANQAGWNSLIKSVEVPADAKPATITPSAIAGAYKNDLYGTMLVSGGADANNMTFQLGPDKYAGTLMHVTENTWYFSFPNPDDQVGYATFAANPSGSVTGFTSNELGPFVRS; encoded by the coding sequence ATGAAAAACCCTGCCCTGCGATACGCATTCCTGTTCTTTGTGGCTTTCCTTGTCGCCGGTATGGTCTTTTGTGCCGGCTGTGAAAGTACGAAGCAGAAGACCGGAAAACTTGATGGTTTTGATGATTTTGTTACGCAGAAGATGGCAGAATACGAAGTACCGGGTGCCGTTGTTGGTATTGTCGAGAACGACACCGTTGTGTACCTGAAAGGGTTTGGCGTCCGGGAGATCGGAAAACCCGGAAAAGTTGATCCCGACACCCGCTTCCAGATAGCATCGGTTTCAAAATATGTTACCGCAGGTTCCGTCGGCTCCCTTGTCGATGAAGGGAAACTGGACTGGGACACACCCGTTGTCACGTACCTGCCGGGCTTTGCCCTGAAAGACACGTACGCCGGTGAGCATGCGACCCTCCGCGATCTTCTCGCCCACCGCACGGGATTCAGGCATTTCGACGGCGACCTGCTGGGAAGGCTCGGGTACTCGGACAGCGAGATGCTGCAGCGGATGCGCTACTTAACGCCCGGCACCAGTTTCCGGGAGAAGTACGTGTACTCGAATGCAGGATTTTTCATTGCTGGCGAAGCTGCCGCAAGAGCGGACAACCGGAGCTGGGAAGATCTGACCGATGCCCGGATCATCCGCCCGCTCAACATGACCCGGTCGGGGGCCCGCCCGGAGACCCTGTACCTGGATGAAAACCATGTATCAGGTCACGGGGGTGTCCCGGGAGATCTCCACACCATACCGCTTGAAGAGTCAGGGTATCCCGCTGCCGGCCAGGTCGTCTCTACCGGCCGGGACATGACGCAGTGGCTGCGGATGATGCTCGCGGGCGGCTCGGTTGACGGGAGGCAGGTCCTTACTCCGAAGACGGTGAAAGAGATCCATGCAGCGAGCCTCGTCGCAGGGCACGGCGGGCCGCTTAACGACCCGAATGCTGCAGTCGGCCTTGGCTGCGATTCATACAACTTCCTTGGCGAGCGGATCATCGAGAAGAACGGAGCGCTTGACGGTGTCCGCTCAATTGTTATCCTCATCCCCGGGAAGAATGCCGGCCTTGTGGTCATCGCCAACAAGCAGCTGACCATCTTACCCGAGGCGATCCGGGACGAGTTCCTCGAGCGGTACATCGGAAAAAGCGGCGTTGACCTGCAGGCCCGGGAAAAGGCCAACCAGGCAGGGTGGAACTCGCTCATCAAGTCGGTTGAAGTGCCCGCAGATGCAAAGCCTGCAACAATTACGCCGTCCGCCATAGCGGGAGCATACAAAAACGACCTGTACGGCACGATGCTGGTGAGCGGGGGTGCGGATGCCAATAACATGACGTTCCAGCTTGGCCCGGACAAGTATGCGGGCACCCTCATGCACGTGACAGAGAATACCTGGTACTTCTCGTTCCCGAACCCTGACGACCAGGTCGGATATGCTACATTTGCGGCAAACCCGTCGGGTTCTGTCACCGGTTTTACTTCAAATGAATTAGGCCCGTTCGTGCGGTCCTAG
- the hemL gene encoding glutamate-1-semialdehyde 2,1-aminomutase yields MKNNSSENLFALAKTLMPGGVSSPVRAIKPYPFYTAYASGSCLTTVDGTTLLDCCMAYGPLILGHAHPKIRESVTSQLENGWLYGTPSPLEPAFAKMITADHPGMDMVRFVSSGSEATMAAIRLARGFTKKSDIVKIEGGFHGAHDAVLVKAGSGATTTGVPDSAGVLADLVAHTRQVPYNDAEALETLLSTHQDVAALIIEPVLGNIGPVLPENNYLHDIREITKTHDVLLIFDEVITGYRLGIGGAQVKYSVRPDLTTLGKIIGGGLPIGAFGGRREIMEQVSPQGPVYQAGTFSGNPLSLTAGIATISWLHDHTSLYQNLDEKGRALEESIAEKAGGSYVRAGSMFKYFFRVSPPKNYREVKECDTGSFGRFWKKMLDAGIFLPPSQFETNFLSAAHSDDDITRLAQAYTQCR; encoded by the coding sequence ATGAAGAATAACTCGAGCGAAAACCTGTTCGCGCTTGCAAAAACCCTCATGCCCGGCGGTGTCAGCAGCCCGGTACGGGCCATCAAGCCATATCCCTTTTACACGGCATATGCCTCCGGCTCCTGCCTGACCACGGTTGACGGGACAACCCTTCTTGACTGCTGCATGGCATACGGCCCCCTCATCCTTGGCCACGCACACCCGAAGATCCGTGAGTCGGTTACGAGCCAGCTCGAGAACGGCTGGCTCTATGGCACGCCTTCCCCGCTCGAACCGGCGTTTGCGAAGATGATCACTGCTGATCACCCGGGAATGGACATGGTCCGGTTTGTGTCGAGCGGCTCCGAAGCCACGATGGCCGCGATCCGGCTCGCCCGCGGGTTTACGAAAAAATCCGACATCGTGAAGATCGAGGGTGGTTTCCATGGTGCCCATGATGCTGTGCTCGTGAAGGCCGGTTCCGGCGCAACTACGACCGGTGTCCCCGATTCGGCGGGAGTGCTCGCAGATCTCGTGGCCCACACCCGTCAGGTGCCCTACAATGATGCCGAAGCGCTCGAAACCCTGCTCTCCACCCACCAGGATGTGGCGGCCCTCATTATCGAGCCGGTGCTCGGAAATATCGGGCCGGTGCTGCCGGAGAACAATTACCTCCATGATATCCGCGAGATCACAAAAACCCATGATGTCCTCCTTATTTTCGATGAAGTTATCACGGGCTACCGTCTCGGGATTGGCGGCGCCCAGGTAAAATACAGCGTGAGACCCGATCTCACAACACTCGGCAAAATCATTGGAGGCGGTCTCCCCATAGGCGCCTTTGGAGGCCGGCGCGAGATCATGGAACAGGTCTCCCCTCAGGGCCCGGTCTACCAGGCGGGTACCTTCTCGGGAAACCCCCTCTCACTCACGGCCGGTATTGCAACAATCTCCTGGCTGCACGACCACACCTCCCTTTACCAGAACCTTGACGAAAAAGGTCGGGCTCTCGAAGAGTCAATTGCTGAAAAGGCCGGCGGCTCCTATGTCAGGGCCGGGTCCATGTTCAAGTATTTCTTCCGGGTATCCCCTCCGAAAAACTACCGGGAGGTCAAGGAATGCGATACCGGATCTTTTGGCCGGTTCTGGAAGAAGATGCTTGACGCAGGGATCTTTTTGCCACCTTCCCAGTTTGAGACCAACTTCCTTTCAGCAGCGCACAGCGATGACGACATAACCAGACTTGCACAGGCGTACACACAATGTCGATAA
- a CDS encoding putative quinol monooxygenase, producing the protein MVCMIVVDARIVLVPEQKQMFEREVQKIMPRVRWESGCTRYELVADVSSPLVMHFLEEWESQQHLDNHLNELHMQEFFAKTATCHAAPTELKIYEVLSSRSITMA; encoded by the coding sequence ATGGTCTGTATGATTGTTGTTGATGCACGGATTGTCCTTGTGCCGGAACAGAAGCAAATGTTCGAGAGGGAAGTACAGAAGATTATGCCGCGGGTAAGGTGGGAATCCGGTTGCACCCGGTACGAGCTGGTCGCGGACGTGTCTTCTCCCCTGGTAATGCATTTTCTTGAAGAGTGGGAGAGCCAGCAGCATCTTGATAACCATCTCAACGAGCTTCACATGCAGGAATTTTTTGCAAAAACTGCCACCTGTCATGCGGCCCCGACGGAACTGAAGATCTACGAGGTTCTTTCATCGCGATCGATCACGATGGCCTGA
- a CDS encoding phosphoadenosine phosphosulfate reductase family protein translates to MRPSYLGKILLRWCDACHTPVLARQCSCGNETREVPVTPPGDARPAFPDDVALVNHIYEEHFGAPLIPPGHIALLNKVPDNDRMEEVIVGGGVAGIIRYFPDRREWEPVPRPEAGNLFTPKKRFIVVSEDAVPFIRDQGMSVLAPGVISVEEHIRAGDEVFILAPDGKCIGVGRAKVDAATARGMVKGQVVRTRRNIASIVVPGSATWEDAVLANSDVLERAESEAVQFVRDVAGRNQNLQPNISYSGGKDSLATLLVVTKAIGKVPMLFADTGLEFPETYANVDEVAEKYGLEVLRTDGITTFWENFSRQGPPAVNARWCCKVCKLTPVGNLIREKWGECLSFIGQRRYESATRAQSDRVWRNSNVRVQLSAAPIHNWTALHVWLYIQREHAPYNILYERHLDRIGCFMCPSSDMALIHMIAEKYPGLWQAWTANLETYRQSAGLPEEWISDGKWRLREDGKDDADSHY, encoded by the coding sequence ATGAGACCCTCTTACTTAGGCAAGATCCTGCTGCGCTGGTGCGATGCCTGCCACACGCCGGTACTTGCCCGCCAGTGCTCCTGCGGGAATGAGACCCGGGAAGTCCCGGTAACCCCGCCCGGCGATGCCAGGCCGGCATTTCCGGATGACGTTGCCCTGGTCAACCACATCTACGAAGAACACTTCGGTGCGCCGCTCATTCCCCCGGGACACATTGCACTCCTGAATAAAGTTCCCGATAACGACCGCATGGAGGAGGTTATTGTCGGGGGAGGCGTTGCGGGGATCATCCGCTATTTCCCGGACCGCCGCGAGTGGGAACCGGTTCCCCGCCCGGAGGCAGGTAATCTCTTCACCCCCAAAAAACGGTTCATTGTCGTAAGCGAAGATGCTGTGCCGTTCATCCGGGACCAGGGGATGAGCGTCCTTGCACCGGGAGTCATCTCCGTTGAGGAACATATCCGGGCCGGTGACGAAGTATTCATCCTTGCCCCTGACGGGAAGTGTATCGGGGTCGGCAGGGCAAAGGTCGATGCGGCAACTGCACGCGGGATGGTAAAAGGCCAGGTAGTCAGGACACGCCGCAATATTGCATCCATTGTTGTTCCGGGTTCCGCCACGTGGGAAGACGCAGTCCTGGCAAATAGCGATGTGCTGGAGCGTGCTGAATCAGAAGCCGTGCAGTTTGTCAGGGATGTTGCAGGCCGGAACCAAAATCTCCAGCCCAACATCTCCTATTCCGGGGGCAAGGACAGCCTTGCCACCCTGCTCGTGGTAACAAAAGCCATCGGGAAAGTCCCGATGCTCTTTGCCGATACCGGCCTTGAATTCCCGGAAACATATGCCAACGTAGACGAAGTGGCAGAAAAATACGGCCTTGAAGTGCTCCGCACGGATGGGATCACGACATTCTGGGAGAACTTCAGCAGGCAGGGGCCCCCGGCAGTCAATGCCCGCTGGTGCTGCAAGGTCTGCAAGCTGACGCCGGTCGGAAACCTGATCCGCGAAAAGTGGGGGGAGTGCCTCTCGTTCATCGGCCAGCGGCGGTACGAGTCCGCGACACGGGCGCAGAGCGACCGGGTCTGGAGAAATTCCAATGTGAGGGTGCAGCTCTCCGCCGCTCCCATCCACAACTGGACAGCGCTCCACGTCTGGCTTTACATCCAGCGCGAACACGCGCCGTATAATATCCTTTACGAACGGCACCTTGACCGGATCGGTTGTTTCATGTGCCCGTCCAGCGATATGGCATTGATCCACATGATTGCAGAGAAATACCCCGGTCTCTGGCAGGCATGGACAGCGAACCTTGAAACGTACCGGCAGTCGGCGGGGCTTCCGGAAGAGTGGATTTCAGACGGGAAATGGCGGTTACGGGAAGACGGTAAGGATGACGCAGATAGCCATTATTGA
- the hemB gene encoding porphobilinogen synthase: protein MRRRRTKHIQPLLREVTLSKNDLIAPLFVDETLTAPRPIDAMPGQFRYPITGIAAVAQGLWQQGIRAVLLFGIPREKDAEGRSSYHPEGVVQQAVRRIKAEVKDMVVITDVCACEYTDHGHCGIVGETRNGPDLLNDPSLELMNRIAISHARSGADIVAPSCMLDGMVGSLRAALDDEGFEEVLIMSYSTKFASVLYGPFREAADSGFSFGDRSTYQIHPGNRQEAILESQMDADEGADILMVKPATFYLDILAEVSALGLPTAAYQVSGEYSMIKSAASNGWLREKETALESLTCIKRAGADLIITYFAADAARWLDEE, encoded by the coding sequence ATGAGACGAAGAAGGACCAAGCATATCCAGCCCCTTCTGCGCGAGGTCACGCTCTCGAAAAATGACCTGATTGCCCCCCTTTTTGTGGATGAGACCCTGACGGCACCCCGGCCAATCGACGCCATGCCCGGCCAGTTCAGGTACCCCATAACCGGGATAGCGGCAGTTGCACAGGGCCTGTGGCAGCAGGGGATCCGTGCGGTCCTCCTCTTTGGTATTCCCCGTGAAAAAGATGCCGAAGGCCGCTCATCGTATCACCCGGAAGGAGTTGTGCAACAGGCGGTGCGGAGGATCAAGGCAGAAGTGAAGGATATGGTCGTGATAACCGATGTCTGCGCCTGCGAGTACACGGATCACGGGCACTGCGGGATTGTCGGCGAGACCCGGAACGGTCCCGACCTTCTCAACGATCCCTCGCTTGAACTGATGAACCGGATCGCGATCAGCCATGCCCGGAGCGGGGCTGACATCGTTGCACCGTCCTGCATGCTTGACGGCATGGTCGGCTCTCTCCGTGCCGCTCTCGATGACGAGGGGTTCGAAGAGGTGCTCATCATGTCCTATTCCACCAAGTTCGCGTCGGTGCTGTACGGGCCGTTCCGCGAAGCCGCGGATTCGGGTTTCTCGTTTGGCGATCGGTCCACGTACCAGATCCATCCCGGCAACCGCCAGGAGGCGATCCTGGAATCCCAGATGGATGCGGATGAGGGTGCCGATATCCTGATGGTCAAACCCGCAACCTTCTACCTGGACATTCTCGCAGAAGTCTCCGCACTTGGACTGCCAACCGCAGCGTACCAGGTGAGCGGGGAATATTCCATGATCAAAAGTGCGGCATCAAACGGCTGGCTTCGTGAGAAAGAGACTGCGCTTGAAAGCCTGACCTGCATCAAGCGTGCAGGGGCAGACCTGATCATCACGTATTTTGCAGCAGATGCGGCAAGGTGGCTCGATGAAGAATAA
- a CDS encoding monovalent cation/H(+) antiporter subunit G: protein MIFPADILIWLLLAVGIGFCALGLFGLFIFPDIRSRMYTAVRATLIGVTAITVSALIYAVSLFSETNENQYFMLALEILFLCVVIVIPTVLLSQEIQNLIRARN from the coding sequence ATGATCTTCCCTGCAGATATCCTGATCTGGCTCCTGCTTGCCGTGGGGATTGGTTTTTGCGCACTGGGCCTTTTCGGGCTCTTCATATTCCCGGATATCCGAAGCCGGATGTATACGGCAGTACGGGCGACCCTGATCGGGGTCACGGCAATAACCGTCTCTGCGCTTATCTATGCAGTCTCGTTGTTTTCCGAAACGAATGAAAACCAGTATTTCATGCTTGCGCTCGAGATTCTCTTCCTCTGCGTGGTCATTGTCATCCCAACCGTTCTCCTGTCGCAGGAGATCCAGAACCTGATCAGGGCCCGGAACTGA
- a CDS encoding DUF2769 domain-containing protein produces MDSLSVTCDILVVDPDITKRGVKMPDRKKISRETRGGCICEPCPSYNECMRANEELMFCVKGKTPDCTFDRKGCHCPECPSRPLKNPAAMYFCARGSDHHR; encoded by the coding sequence ATGGATTCATTATCCGTGACATGCGATATTCTGGTTGTCGATCCTGATATCACAAAAAGAGGTGTCAAAATGCCGGACCGGAAAAAGATCAGCCGCGAAACCAGGGGAGGGTGTATCTGCGAACCATGCCCCAGTTACAATGAATGCATGAGAGCGAATGAGGAACTTATGTTCTGCGTAAAAGGGAAGACGCCGGACTGCACCTTTGACCGGAAAGGCTGTCATTGCCCGGAATGCCCGTCACGCCCGTTAAAGAACCCTGCGGCAATGTATTTCTGTGCACGGGGCAGCGATCACCACCGTTAA
- the hemA gene encoding glutamyl-tRNA reductase: protein MDETARVPIAIAGVSHHTANVTALEAFRFSGEPEFLEAARGHFPGAILLQTCNRVEVLVEGTEDELRTFLTGQGRSGFFVHQGTGALRHLFSLASGIDSMIVGEDQIIGQLRKALSDAQEAGTAGTFLELCINKAIHVGIEVRRRTSINRGSVSVGSAAVQLAEAEIGSLEGRHILVVGSGEMGLLVAQALAAKKLTAMYVANRTYGRAVILADKIGGKAVRMSELYHYITLSDVVISCTSAPHPVIHRQDLGRAMKDRCWPVEGHPRPLILIDIAQPRDVEEGADTVDGVRLFTIDNLRSVNEQTMSSRKAEAERAHAFVEEELQIFLRHMNRKNADAALAALHTWAEGVRSRERDRALSRLGNADPRTIEIVDDLTRVLSKKLLTDATFSIRASAEDGDLASAEALLLALTQGERIRNDPVKRD from the coding sequence ATGGATGAAACCGCACGAGTCCCGATAGCAATCGCCGGCGTCAGCCACCACACCGCCAACGTGACTGCCCTTGAAGCCTTCCGTTTCTCCGGTGAACCGGAATTTCTTGAAGCAGCCCGAGGGCACTTTCCGGGTGCTATCCTCCTCCAGACCTGTAACCGTGTGGAAGTCCTTGTTGAAGGCACGGAGGATGAGCTCCGTACATTCCTTACCGGCCAGGGCCGGAGCGGGTTCTTCGTTCACCAGGGCACCGGGGCACTCCGCCACCTCTTCAGTCTTGCATCCGGCATAGACTCGATGATAGTCGGCGAAGACCAGATCATCGGGCAGCTCAGAAAAGCGCTCTCGGATGCCCAGGAAGCCGGGACGGCCGGGACGTTCCTTGAGCTCTGTATCAACAAGGCCATCCATGTCGGCATCGAAGTCCGCCGGAGAACTTCCATCAACCGGGGATCGGTCTCGGTCGGGTCTGCCGCCGTTCAGCTGGCAGAAGCCGAGATCGGGAGTCTCGAGGGCCGGCATATCCTGGTTGTAGGCAGCGGCGAGATGGGACTCCTTGTCGCCCAGGCCCTTGCAGCCAAGAAACTCACCGCAATGTACGTGGCGAACCGGACCTATGGCCGGGCTGTCATCCTTGCCGATAAGATCGGGGGAAAAGCCGTGCGAATGTCCGAACTCTACCATTACATCACGCTCTCGGATGTCGTGATCTCCTGCACGTCCGCCCCCCACCCGGTCATTCACCGCCAGGACCTTGGACGGGCCATGAAAGACCGGTGCTGGCCCGTGGAAGGGCATCCCCGTCCGCTCATCCTGATCGATATTGCCCAGCCCCGTGATGTCGAGGAAGGGGCAGATACCGTTGACGGTGTCCGCCTGTTCACCATCGACAACCTTCGCTCGGTCAACGAACAGACCATGAGCTCCCGGAAAGCCGAGGCTGAGCGGGCTCATGCATTTGTTGAGGAAGAACTCCAGATCTTCCTCCGGCACATGAACCGTAAAAATGCAGATGCAGCACTTGCCGCCCTGCATACCTGGGCCGAGGGTGTCCGCTCCCGCGAACGGGACCGGGCGCTCTCCCGCCTCGGCAACGCGGATCCCCGGACCATCGAGATCGTTGACGACCTGACCCGTGTCCTGTCCAAAAAACTGCTCACCGATGCTACCTTCTCCATCCGTGCCAGTGCAGAGGATGGCGATCTTGCATCAGCTGAAGCACTTCTCCTGGCACTGACCCAGGGTGAACGTATACGAAACGACCCGGTCAAACGGGACTGA